The sequence below is a genomic window from Anopheles cruzii chromosome 3, idAnoCruzAS_RS32_06, whole genome shotgun sequence.
ACGAATGGTAGAAGGCTAGCTCTTTAAAGCACATCTGATAGAACGAAAGCGATCTTTTAAACGATGCTAGGAAATTTAATATGGACCGATAGTGACTTGGAAATGAGTTAGTTGTTTTGCTTACTTTGGCACTCGGCGGAAACCTGTGGGatccaaaaccaaaacactcCCACTAACGCTACACAATGTGGTCATTGGTTAaaggttttccgttttttgttgtttttggaagcaaaaatgcattcgaattaGTACGTGCACGCGAGCATATCGTTGATTTTCCAATCCATCGATTCATGAATTCATGAATGGAACGATTCCGGGGACAAAGCATGAATTGTTTATGCGAGCGTTCCATGCGTgtcgaaagggaaaaagggggaaagaATGTTAGAACCAGAGGTACATCGCTGTGGATTGATTAGACTGTTCGTGTAGTGGGTTAAATGTGTGGTGTAATAAACGAGTGGTTTCATTTCGCCGAATGTATTGCAAACACGTAGTTGATAAGAAGCGGATCGCCTTGCGATTGTTTTCAAAGAAACAGGGtttccattagacacacaaactGAAGGGTAACAGTAACAAAACAGAGAGAATCAGAGATCAAAttgaataaagaaaacattgaaccGAGGAACACATGACACATAATGTAACTTGTACACTGTACAAGAAGCCAGCGTCAACGAAAAAGACACTAAAGTCAGCCAAGCAAACACCAAGCTCATATCAGCAACCAGAAAATAATACAACAGAAGTGAAACTTACATGGAAAACAATTGTCTGCCGAACCAAAATAAGCGCACGAAATGAGTAAAacttttgaaatgaaaacaaggaatacaatttatcaaacaatTGTTGTATTTAATAGAACAAAATTCGTAGTCGCCAGTGCAAAACAATGTTCGAAGCTCGATTATGAGTTGATTAGTGGTATTACTTGATTCTGTTCTGTAGGTAAATTGCGGCAAAGCTGCCCACGTCAAGTGTgtctgtgagtgtgtgtgtggtttttccgTTTGTATCAAATAAAATGCATGAGTCGTGTTGGCGCAACAATTACCTAGAGAGACTATAAGCCACTGCTTTCGTTCCATTGCTACAGGGATCTATATTGTAAAAAGCCTATTCTAAAAAACAATGATGATTCAACACGACGTTGAAGACTCGATTCGCCTACTTCGGCAATCCTTTGGCATCGGAGGACCGATTCCGCTGGAAAGCTGAACACTAGAGACGTCGAGCCAGTTGAAGCGAATTGGTCAGGACAAAGTAGCGACGATCTTGTAGAAGGTGTAGTGGCACCGAGTGCACGTGGAGGACGCGAATCGTAGAGAAGAATGCAAGAGAGTAGAGTGCCACAGAGAGCAGCAAGTGCGCTCGAAGCGGAGAAAGCGCAACCTTTCCAGAGCAGGTTACGGAAGTTTCCTTTTCCCGTGTTTTCGCTGCCGTCCAGGACAAGATAcagacgatggtggtggtggcatcgAACTTCTAGCTGATTCGACGGGCCAGATTATTCATGCACTGCTAGACGTGAACCGAGCGTGCCACATAAAACCGTCATGATTTGTTGGCCGCAGGACCAATTATTGATTTCAGGCGACACGCTGGCGTTACGCCGCCGATGATGTTCAGCAGCTTCTGGTCCGAGCGACAGCTGCTTCGTTATGGAGAATTGATTTTTTCGCTAACTTTTGCACTTGGCGTCTTCTTTGGCCCTTTCTGCGCGTCTCACATATCACGGACACATGGTTCACTGATAACCACTCAACAATGGGGCACCAATATTCACTTCTTTATCGCCAAGATTCGGCTAGAACGGAATTATAAACATTGTAGTTAGATTCGATGCACTGTTTATAACTTTTCAGGCCAATACATATTCTAGAAACGCATGGTTTACGTTCAAATATTGGATATGTATTTGGACCCATCGTTTGGGTCAGCGGCTTATCGGGACGCTAAACTTCATGCTACGGAACGGGCTAGCGAACGGCGTTTTGTAGGGCGATCACCATCCGCAATGCGACATTGACAGtttgccacggcacggcactggtTCGCAGCACCGCAGCTGCCGCTACTGGGTTTTCCTTAGCCGGTCCGAGGAACTCCCGACCCACGAGTGTCAACTGTCAAACTGCGAGCAGGAAGTTGTAGTGGTTGAGCATTTCTCACCGTTCTCCCAAAACCGACCGTAGCATAGATGGAAAAGGATGTTGAAAAAATGATTGTACAAAGAAACGAAGCACGAAAAAGTGCTATTACGGTGGCACGTTTGAGAGTGGTGATGCTACATATCTTTTTTGGGGCGTGCGTTAATAGTGTTCAGACAGTGCTAAAAATATATACCACTTCGTCGCACACGTCGTCGCGTCGCACACTGAATACGAACGAAGCGCACTTCTCGATATTCTGTCACCATTTCATAGGCAACTAGATTTACTCTACTCTGCCTCGTTCGAGATCAGCTCGCTATACAGTCCATCAGCAAGTTTTCACAACATTCTTACCGCAACCTATGAACTTAAGCCACGAGCCCGTAttgctttctttcgttttcacCGCACGTATCGCGCACTCGTCACGTCCTGGTCGGCGGGAGGCTAAATCGCAATGGTAAGCTACGGAGATTTTCACATACAGCTCTGTTTGTAGCAGAATCAAGTCAACCTCGTCAAAACGATGGAACGTCCTCTCGCAGTAGAAGCCCATCAGGTTTTCGCTCTCACTTCTCTCGCGGTCTTCTCTGAAATGGTGTTTCTCCCATCAGGAAGAGGGTTGAGTGTTGAAATGTGACACTTGCTACGGAGCAGAATTATTTACTGTTGCTCTTGCAGGGAccaagagagacagaaagcAATACTCTATTGTGTATTTGAGCACCAGTGTGCGGATAGAGTATTTGGCCGTCGTTGTGCGGATAATGAGTACAAGTTACAAACAGGTGAGAATTAAGAGTTTGACAGTAGTTTCCCTCTCCATATCTAGCcgtttgaaaatgaaaacaaactttgCAAGCAAATTCGAGAATGATTAATGTTTGTTATTATAGGATGACAGTTATGAAACTCCGTGTAATTGTGATTGTAATTATGCTTTAAGCAGTAGAACATGACAAACCATCCACAATTTTGTACAGCACGAAGTGAAATTATAAGCGATCACAAGTTGCACGCTAAACTTATATATACGTCATATAACCGAAAATTCAGTTTCTTTAAACGTCGACAGTTAGAGtaattttttgtgaaaaatgctCCAACACGTACTTTGAGGCCGTCATTGATCGTCGCACTGAGGTGGCTGCGTTACGATGTGTACCACAAATCAGTTCAATTTATGTATCTAACGAAAACATGCACGTTTCCCATCCATGTACCAAACGCCCACCTTACACACGAAGAAGAATGAGCTGCAGTAAGTGATCGTAAATCAGTTTTAATCGAAGTTCGGTGCACGTAAATTCAGTCAGCGATTAGTATAAACTTTGCATTTGTTTATGTtaggtttttttctcccgcaAGCTTCGCTAGCTCGTTTGCAGAGTGTGGCGCAATGATGTagtgaaaaaaaggaaattaaaatgtgACCACTTGCTGTGTACCATTTGGCGATGCTAGCGCCCTCTGCATTTCAAtatggaggcgcatggtatTTGACTATacatggaggcgcatggtggttTTCAAATCGATTGGAATCgcttattttattcaaagcgGGTTGGCAAAGAACAATATGCCAAATTGAAACGGTAGGTAGTATTATGTGGATTGCTGCTTAAGGAATAATCGTTGGAAGTATAGTTTAAGCAAATACTAGAAAAGAACCATTCatgatttattgattgatGACGAAAGTCGCATATGGGTTTAATCCTTGCCAATTGCGTCTCTCTCATAACAGTTTTGTGATTAGGTGACTACGTTAAGATTGATGAATAATGAACAATTCTCGCGTGGCAGCTACCAGAGCTCATAGAAtgtaaacataaacacactGTGGAGCTCATAAAGACTACATAATCTGATGGTTTCGTCATATCTTATGTTTATTCCGTCATATCAGGGCACCGCTTGTGTGGTGATAGTCGGAGGGGAGCGACATAGCCAAGGGCAGCGTCATCGGTGTCAGTCGTCATCGTTCCTACCATTACCGTCGTATGATCTCAGCTATatgatatttattttgccTCATAGTAGTAAACGGCGTTCCCTCTCATTCATGCCAAGCCACACACGCCCAGACTTAGTTGAACGAAAGTAAAAAACCACCCAAACTCCGTCGCTGATTCATTCACGCCCGGCCTCGATTATGGTgtacaatcaaaacaaatggtTGGATGGTCGGTTTatgcttttttcttctttccgaCCTGCACCATGTGTACCGTCAATAGGACGAGTTATTTATGGTCCTTATTCACTACCGGTTGTACGATGACCGAGGGGGCCTGGCGTGGGTTGCgatcgttgttgttgcaggTGGGCAGATCCAGTACCGAgtagaaaaaacaataacatccTGCAAATGGAAGAACTGCCCAGGCACTGGCTCTTCAATGCTCCGAAGCGGTATTCGTTTCGCCTTCCATTTGCTTGGTTGCATCTGGCATGGTACTCCACACCATTTACGCTACGAATCCACGCCTTAACCGAGCTCGCCTCTAGAGTGGTAAGGTGTCATTAGCCGGCTAATGGTGAAGCATTGTACCATGGCATGATGAACGCATGGTGAATCCATTCGTACTGTCACAGAATACAACAATCCGAATCGCTGCTGCCCTTGCGCGAACCGCGGGAATACTCGGTTATCTTCCAGTAGCTGTTCTGCTCCGTGAGCGCTCGCTCGTTGCCGGTCAGCTGTAAGACTTCGTGGTTGTTATAAAAATCGTAGTCCTGGTCTTCGCTTGGTATCCGCGAGCACAGCAACGCACCACTGGCATAATTTTGTAGGCGAAAATATTCGCAATCCTCCACCGGGAGCAGTTTCCAACGGAACTTTGTGTTCGACACGCTCTCACCCTTCGGTGCAACTATCGGAAGTCCGGTTCCACTTTCGCCTAGATAGCCGCTGATAGCAACACCGCGAATGCGAAAGCAATTTCCATCCTCGAGGGGTTCGaattcgatccgatttttgtcGGCAATGTACCGCGAGAAGCCAATATCCTTGCCAATGGCTCCGAATTTAAGCAGAATCCTCGAATCGTAACGCGAAATGGTTACCGTTTTCCAAAGAATCGATATTACCACCGACGGCAGGTTGGTTCTCAATCGCTCCAGATCTGCCCGAAGGCTGGCTGTGGCAAACCCCGAGTCCGACATCGTTTGTTTGATGCGATACGCCAACAAAAATATCTCGGGCCGATAGATGTGGTCGTAGTGTTCCATTTGGCCATACAACACCCGGTAGCTAATGATGTCGTGATCAATACGCGAAAGGTGAGAAACGAACTGCAAGATGTTGTTAAGGTTCCTGACCTCTCCCTGGTAGGCTCGCTTCAGCAGCTCGATCAGAATCTCGTCGCATAGATGATGGAACAATCTACCGAGCGGTGCTGTTGCTTGAGGATCGTTTTGGATTAATAGGACAGTCCGCTGAACACAGGGAACCATTTCGTTGCGTACAGTTTCTAACCGCTCACGGAACACATCCTCGTGAAGGGACGCTACTGATTTATCCGGTCGCTCTTGAAGTGCGTCTACCACGAATCCGTAGATGAGAAGACATTGGGGCTGCTCGTAAAAGGTACCGCACTGCTTTAAATGCCGCACCAAGTACTCACATCCCGACACGAACGTTTCTGCTGAGTTTGCCTTGTTCTGCTTTCGGTAGCCACTGAGAAACAGCAAGATCTTCATTAGGTTTCTTATGTCGCGCTCGAACACGGCCTCAACGATAGACGGTAGCTGCTTCAAGCTGTTCTCGAAGGAACAGTACTCATCGTACACCTTGTCGTAGTTTTCGTTCCGAATGTGGCCGATGCATAGTTCCAGTTTGTGCTGGTTGCGTTGATTGCGGAAGATGCGGATCTCGCGCATCGTTCGATCGAGCACACGCTGCATGGCCTGGAGCGCTGGCTCATACTTGATGGCATCAGCGAGGAAGTACAGCCCTTTGCTATCATCTTGCGAGTCGATCTGCTTTCCAAGCTCGAAGACGCGACCACCGCGTTTGTTGAGCTGCGCGTACAGATCCTTGTTGACGAGGTAGATTTTACGAAACTGACCGAAAAGGTACTGGATTAAACTGTGCAGCTCCTCGATTTGGTACTTCCGCTCGTCGACTGCGTTCATCCATTGCAGCTCGAAGGAAAGCGAGCGACCGTTTTCGCCTAGCCGAGAAACCCCGGACAGCTGTCGGATGAGAACGATCATCCGTTCGATCGTGCTATAGATGTTATCCAGATCGTAGAACGATGTGTCGATGCGTTCAACGGTCATTGTGCCCAACAACTAAAATGCAAAGatgcacaaaaatcaaacggtTTAAGAATAAACATTGAAACAATTATAATTTGcttaaaaaaaatacttttcaaataaatttacttAGAAATGCGGCTTCCACCATGTATGAGGTTAGTGGATCAGAACGTGACTTTTTCTAACATTAACACGAACCCGTTCGATGCGTTTTGCGGCCACTTGGAAGTCATCAATcaatgtttgcttcttttgctgACCCGAAGGAGTACTATAAATAATCTTTCGACGTGCGAAATCAAGCACCGCGTAGAAAGATGCGCCCTAAAGCGGAAAACTAACGTGCGAACGGTGCCAATCATATTTTTCGAATGCTTTCGAGATCCCAGAAATAAGCTGCCGACAAAGCATGAAAAAAGAACGTCTTCTTCACACATTCTAAAGTGAGCACTTTGGAATTCGATCGGACCCTGTTTACATTCGGACGAAACGGTTCTACGCTTACCGGCAATGACCTCTGGAATGTAGGAATACACATGAATATGTTGAGTAAAAGTCCCTAGAGACCGACTCGCGTTCGGTCGATGCGCCACCAAACGTCTGCAACTAAACGCCAGCGATCACGCCTGGCTGCCGCAGGCCATCATTCTTGTTAGGTGACATCCGCCGCAGTAACGGTGAAACAAATTGGTTCAAGGTTCCGCGTCGGCTGCGACTGGCTTTCACAGCCAGCCGTTTCACGTTTTGTTGATCTCTATAGTCTCACTTTGCTTGCCCCGACTGTGGTATTCAAAATGTGTGAGCCAACCGCCAACAACATCGGTAAGAAATATTTTTTGGAGGTAAATACTGAAGGAATGAAAACCGATTCAAGCCTTATGGCCAGCGATAGAAACATTAACCGGAGTAAGCATTCGGGCTTTGAATTTGGATTTTATTCGCACTTCAGCTGTCCATTCTCCTAGGGCCATCGCTGTTTCAACCCAGTCCAGCCGCGGCCAGGCGTTCGGAAATGGCGATCTGAACATAAACACATCATCAACTTCGATCACTGTTTATTCCATTACACGCATAAACTCGGACTGGCCTTGCTCAGGTTCGCGATCGGCGGTCAACCTTGTTTGCGTTCTAACGATGCAACAACGGAACACGAATGACCAAACCGAAAAGGGGGATCGTGCACACAAATCAAAGATCCTATAATCAAAGTCACCACCATAACTGTGGCGCTAGGCCTAAAAGTACGCCATGTGCGGTCGATGTCTTTGTTTATCGCTTAGCTTGTTCGGTGTGCATGACTCTAGCCACTGTTTGCCGGTCTTTTGTACATACTCCGTGCATTACGCGCCGGAAGTTCCGATATGTTTGATTTAGAGCGTCCCAAATGAAGCTGCGACTCACCTTTACGTTGCTGTATACTCGTGTCTGTACAAAGTACCTCCCCACCAGACCAAAACTTTGGCGGCAGTACTGCAAGCGAAGTAGAGTAGAGGCGTACTAAAGTTAGCCCGAGAACCGTTTCCAAAATGCAACTTATTTTCTAATTGAACGGCATATTTTTATATTCTTCACACGCTAACACACGTAACGTGTGACAAGACAGTAAATGCTGTGGAACCAGTATTTAACCAGTGTGCACTTTTCCGAAGCAGAATTAAAActggccaccgttggcacGAACAGTGAACGAGCGATCGCGATCCACGCATTTCCATTAGCAATGGGCATGCGCCACAGACTTACAGTGCTTGGCGATATTTCGTGTGTTGACTGACAGCGTTTGCCGAAATTGGGTTTTTATGATTAGCTGAGAGCTACACATCAGAAGGACCGCAAATTTATCCCGTTCTTGCGATGGTAGGCAATCGTGCCGTTGTAATCCATTTAGTAGCAAGTTTATGCTCTTCACTGCGTTATTAAAATTGTCCAATGCAAGGCTAGCTGATGGGTAAGTGAAACTAAACAAGTATCGTGCTTTACTCTTTATTCGTGTTTAATCCCACATTCGAGTTTTACCATTCCGTTGCACACGCATTTGTGATACGAGTATCTCACGACCGCTTTGGCGTGTCTGGACACTAATTAGTGAC
It includes:
- the LOC128272286 gene encoding uncharacterized protein LOC128272286, producing MCIPTFQRSLPLLGTMTVERIDTSFYDLDNIYSTIERMIVLIRQLSGVSRLGENGRSLSFELQWMNAVDERKYQIEELHSLIQYLFGQFRKIYLVNKDLYAQLNKRGGRVFELGKQIDSQDDSKGLYFLADAIKYEPALQAMQRVLDRTMREIRIFRNQRNQHKLELCIGHIRNENYDKVYDEYCSFENSLKQLPSIVEAVFERDIRNLMKILLFLSGYRKQNKANSAETFVSGCEYLVRHLKQCGTFYEQPQCLLIYGFVVDALQERPDKSVASLHEDVFRERLETVRNEMVPCVQRTVLLIQNDPQATAPLGRLFHHLCDEILIELLKRAYQGEVRNLNNILQFVSHLSRIDHDIISYRVLYGQMEHYDHIYRPEIFLLAYRIKQTMSDSGFATASLRADLERLRTNLPSVVISILWKTVTISRYDSRILLKFGAIGKDIGFSRYIADKNRIEFEPLEDGNCFRIRGVAISGYLGESGTGLPIVAPKGESVSNTKFRWKLLPVEDCEYFRLQNYASGALLCSRIPSEDQDYDFYNNHEVLQLTGNERALTEQNSYWKITEYSRGSRKGSSDSDCCIL